One genomic segment of Thermus thermamylovorans includes these proteins:
- the purD gene encoding phosphoribosylamine--glycine ligase, with protein sequence MRVLVVGSGGREHALLWKAAQSPLVERLYAAPGNAGMAALAELVPWSGEVEALADWALSEGIDLTLVGPEAPLVEGIADAFLERGLRIFGPTQKAAMIEGSKAFAKGLMERYGIPTARYRTFQDPILALEYLEEVGVPVVVKDSGLAAGKGVTVAFDLHAAKQAVANILNRAEGGEVVIEEYLEGEEATVLALTDGETLLPLLPSQDHKRLLDGDQGPMTGGMGAVAPYPMDGATLRRVEEEILRPLLRGLRAEGVVYRGVVYAGLMLTREGPKVLEFNARFGDPEAQALLPLLESDLVELALRVAEGRLTGAGLAWREGASVCVVLAAPGYPEAPRKGIPLRVPEPPEGVLVFHAGTRREGEGLVSAGGRVLNVVGLGKDLGEARERAYAFLPKVGFPGAVYRRDIGRRALGRPST encoded by the coding sequence ATGAGGGTCCTGGTGGTGGGTTCCGGGGGGCGGGAGCACGCCCTCCTGTGGAAGGCGGCCCAAAGCCCTCTGGTGGAGAGGCTCTACGCCGCCCCCGGCAACGCCGGGATGGCCGCCTTGGCGGAGCTCGTCCCCTGGAGCGGGGAGGTGGAGGCCCTGGCGGACTGGGCTTTGAGCGAGGGGATCGACCTCACCCTGGTGGGCCCGGAGGCCCCCCTGGTGGAGGGCATCGCCGACGCCTTTTTGGAACGGGGTTTGCGCATCTTCGGTCCCACCCAAAAGGCGGCCATGATCGAGGGCTCCAAGGCCTTCGCCAAGGGCCTCATGGAGCGCTACGGCATCCCCACCGCCCGCTACCGGACCTTCCAGGACCCGATCCTGGCCCTGGAGTACCTGGAGGAGGTGGGGGTGCCTGTGGTGGTCAAGGACTCCGGGCTGGCGGCGGGCAAGGGGGTGACGGTGGCCTTCGACCTCCACGCCGCCAAGCAAGCGGTGGCCAACATCCTCAACCGGGCCGAGGGGGGGGAGGTGGTCATCGAGGAGTACCTCGAGGGGGAGGAGGCCACGGTCCTGGCCCTCACCGATGGGGAAACCCTGTTGCCCCTCCTCCCCTCCCAGGACCACAAGCGCCTTCTGGACGGGGACCAGGGGCCCATGACCGGGGGGATGGGGGCGGTGGCCCCTTACCCCATGGATGGGGCCACCTTGCGGCGGGTGGAGGAGGAGATCCTGAGGCCCCTCCTCCGGGGCCTGCGGGCCGAGGGGGTGGTCTACCGGGGGGTGGTCTACGCCGGCCTCATGCTTACCCGGGAGGGCCCCAAGGTGCTGGAGTTCAACGCCCGCTTCGGGGACCCCGAGGCCCAGGCCCTCCTGCCCCTTCTGGAGAGCGACCTGGTGGAGCTGGCCCTAAGGGTGGCCGAGGGGCGGCTTACGGGGGCCGGCCTCGCCTGGCGGGAGGGGGCTTCGGTTTGCGTGGTTCTGGCGGCCCCGGGCTACCCCGAGGCTCCCCGGAAGGGCATTCCCCTTCGCGTCCCCGAGCCCCCCGAGGGGGTCCTGGTCTTCCACGCGGGTACCAGGCGGGAAGGGGAGGGTCTGGTGAGCGCGGGGGGCCGGGTCCTGAACGTGGTGGGCCTGGGGAAGGACCTGGGGGAGGCCCGGGAACGGGCCTACGCCTTCCTCCCGAAGGTGGGTTTTCCAGGGGCGGTCTACCGCCGGGACATCGGGAGGAGGGCCCTGGGGCGGCCTAGTACCTGA
- a CDS encoding DUF4212 domain-containing protein codes for MDRIPEAVKEWYWGEVKRLTLRSLFYWILIAIVLPVLSPLFKGVIIGPLPSLHWYINGFVVIVLGVILIFWYAARMNRLDQELEQRLREGR; via the coding sequence ATGGACAGAATCCCTGAGGCGGTCAAGGAGTGGTACTGGGGGGAGGTCAAGCGGCTCACCCTGCGCTCGCTCTTCTACTGGATCCTCATCGCCATCGTATTGCCGGTGCTTTCCCCCCTTTTCAAGGGGGTGATCATCGGCCCCCTGCCCTCCTTGCATTGGTACATCAACGGCTTCGTCGTGATCGTGCTGGGTGTCATTCTCATTTTCTGGTACGCTGCCCGCATGAATCGGCTGGACCAAGAGCTGGAGCAAAGGCTCCGGGAAGGGAGGTAG
- a CDS encoding VC_2705 family sodium/solute symporter produces MAPAKGMSPVVRNPLLTAIVVVLLALLAYPVGQEYLTSLILIIGSILVYLVLALTIRSQAVADFYVAGRSIPPVVNGAATAADWMSAASFLSMAGIIAFLGFDAMPYVIGWTLGYTLMAFTIAPFVRKSGTYTVPELIERLAGNWSTARVIAVLMVFITSLTYLTAQLVGVGVVFSRFLGIPATIAVFVGVFGALAYAWTSGWRSITWVQFVQYWVLISMYLLPVLIAAAFLGLYPIPHLQYGPLMAEVEAREAAAGISPLWTEPLARPFAGGTGMLNWILAALVLMLGTMGLPHILVRFYTVTNVHAARLSVGWALLFIGLLYTTASIYAAIARLSISNLWNKPVDEVMNTPWIQKWLPTGLVRVNDANEDGIIQPGELAFHNDIVVVGMPDMFGMLWLISPLVAVGGLAAALSTADGLLLAMSTAISRDIYKRFINPQASEAGEVGFVRAMLVVIGLIGGFLGYLAIRDPGFSRYVALLVGWAFVFAASTFTPAIMLGIFWKRLNRYGIVAGMIVGMAVALPYVLAVGIFDAQPLVLFGQKIGTIAWGAISFLANALTAIVVSLLTPPEGKEREAFVDHMRMPD; encoded by the coding sequence ATGGCTCCTGCCAAAGGCATGTCCCCTGTGGTGCGCAACCCCTTGCTGACGGCCATCGTGGTGGTGCTTCTGGCCCTCTTGGCCTACCCCGTGGGGCAGGAGTACCTGACCTCCTTGATCCTCATCATCGGCAGCATCCTGGTCTACCTGGTCCTGGCCCTCACCATCCGCTCCCAAGCGGTGGCCGACTTCTACGTGGCGGGCCGCTCCATCCCCCCAGTGGTGAATGGGGCCGCCACTGCCGCCGACTGGATGTCGGCTGCCAGCTTTCTCTCCATGGCGGGCATTATCGCCTTCTTGGGCTTTGACGCTATGCCCTACGTGATCGGCTGGACCCTGGGCTACACCTTGATGGCCTTCACCATCGCTCCCTTTGTGCGCAAGTCCGGAACCTACACGGTACCCGAACTCATAGAGCGCCTGGCGGGCAACTGGTCCACAGCCCGGGTTATCGCTGTGCTCATGGTTTTCATTACTTCGCTCACCTACCTCACTGCCCAGCTGGTGGGGGTGGGCGTGGTCTTCTCCCGTTTTCTGGGCATCCCCGCCACCATCGCTGTGTTCGTGGGTGTGTTTGGGGCCTTGGCCTACGCTTGGACCAGCGGTTGGCGCAGCATCACCTGGGTGCAGTTCGTCCAGTACTGGGTCCTGATCTCCATGTACCTCCTGCCGGTCCTCATAGCTGCCGCTTTCCTGGGGCTTTACCCCATCCCCCACTTGCAGTACGGCCCCTTGATGGCCGAAGTAGAGGCCCGGGAAGCAGCCGCAGGAATTAGCCCCTTATGGACCGAGCCCTTGGCCCGGCCCTTTGCCGGGGGCACGGGGATGCTGAACTGGATCCTGGCCGCCCTGGTCCTCATGCTGGGCACCATGGGCCTACCCCACATCCTGGTGCGCTTTTACACGGTCACCAACGTGCATGCCGCTCGCCTCAGCGTGGGCTGGGCCCTCCTTTTCATTGGCCTCCTATACACCACGGCCTCCATCTATGCTGCCATCGCCCGGCTCTCCATCAGCAACCTCTGGAACAAGCCCGTGGACGAGGTGATGAACACCCCTTGGATCCAAAAGTGGCTCCCCACGGGCCTGGTGAGGGTCAACGACGCCAACGAGGACGGAATCATCCAACCCGGGGAACTTGCCTTCCACAACGACATCGTGGTGGTGGGCATGCCTGACATGTTTGGGATGCTCTGGCTGATCTCGCCCCTGGTAGCCGTGGGCGGTCTGGCGGCAGCCCTCTCCACCGCAGACGGCTTGCTTCTCGCCATGTCCACGGCCATCTCGCGCGACATCTACAAGCGCTTTATCAATCCCCAGGCCTCGGAGGCGGGCGAGGTGGGCTTCGTGCGGGCCATGCTGGTGGTCATCGGCCTTATTGGCGGCTTCCTGGGCTACCTGGCCATCCGTGACCCCGGCTTCAGCCGCTACGTGGCTCTCCTGGTGGGCTGGGCCTTTGTCTTCGCCGCTTCCACCTTTACCCCCGCCATCATGCTGGGGATCTTCTGGAAACGACTCAACCGCTATGGGATCGTGGCGGGGATGATCGTAGGCATGGCCGTGGCCCTGCCCTACGTGCTGGCGGTGGGGATCTTCGATGCCCAGCCCCTGGTACTCTTTGGCCAGAAGATCGGCACCATTGCTTGGGGGGCCATCTCCTTCCTGGCCAACGCCCTCACCGCCATCGTGGTCTCCCTCCTTACCCCGCCTGAGGGCAAGGAACGGGAGGCCTTTGTGGACCACATGCGCATGCCCGATTAG
- a CDS encoding 3'-5' exonuclease, whose amino-acid sequence MREALRFLGALLLGLLLVGGAVGLGLFLLLQGEEALGRELLRVAGERFPALLFVGALFVLVLAALLYPLFLGYLAATRALGQEAEVLLANPAHRLRLRGPFELQALAGLINRLAAHREALEKEVEARVREAKALLEGERQRLAALIGHLPQGVVLATPRGQVLLYNAPARRLLGEGLGAGKSLFGLLDRGLLVHALALPEERFLAPGPKGLLQIQAVPLEGEGGFLLLLEEAQEGGGPEGATLHRLKDKLAGLKALVEALGSETLPEGLKPLLRTARATAEELSALAARLEAPPRAAEVRAEDLLSLLAQALEREAGVSPGLALEEEAKGLLVRADTYALVRGLAATLREEEEVFLQGERAGGLLRLTLTLPHPIPDPHPSLEEAVERAEGSLWREGFRLHLLLPAREAPRLPPREGPPPRAEVFDLSLLAIPEELEEAPLEGLLYTAFDLETTGLDPEKDAIIALGAVHLLGRRVLRQETFEALVDPGRPIPRASTEIHGLTWEMLQGKPRLEEVLPGFRAFLEDTVLLAHNGAFDMAFLRRAGVDQPPLVDTLLLSHLLFPDLQDHRLERLAERFGVPVLGRHTALGDALMTAEVFARMVPLLRERGYRTLGEVLRDCARLPLAGLRY is encoded by the coding sequence GTGAGGGAGGCCTTGCGCTTTCTGGGGGCCCTCCTCCTGGGCCTCCTCCTGGTGGGGGGAGCGGTGGGCCTCGGCCTCTTCCTCCTCCTCCAGGGGGAGGAGGCCCTGGGGCGGGAGCTCCTCCGGGTGGCCGGGGAGCGGTTCCCGGCCCTCCTTTTCGTGGGTGCCCTCTTTGTCCTGGTGCTGGCCGCCCTCCTCTACCCCCTCTTCCTGGGCTACCTGGCGGCCACCCGGGCCCTGGGCCAGGAGGCGGAGGTGCTCCTCGCCAACCCCGCCCACCGCCTGCGCCTCCGGGGGCCCTTTGAGCTCCAGGCCCTGGCGGGCCTCATCAACCGCCTGGCGGCGCATAGGGAAGCCCTGGAGAAGGAGGTGGAGGCCCGGGTCAGGGAGGCCAAGGCCCTCCTGGAAGGGGAAAGGCAGAGGCTTGCCGCCCTCATCGGCCACCTGCCCCAAGGGGTGGTGCTGGCCACCCCCCGGGGCCAGGTCCTCCTCTACAACGCCCCGGCCCGGCGGCTCCTGGGGGAGGGCCTGGGGGCGGGCAAGAGCCTCTTCGGCCTCCTGGACCGGGGGCTTCTGGTCCACGCCCTAGCCCTGCCCGAGGAGCGCTTCCTGGCCCCGGGGCCCAAGGGGCTCCTCCAGATCCAGGCGGTGCCCCTGGAGGGGGAGGGTGGCTTCCTGCTCCTCCTGGAGGAGGCCCAGGAGGGGGGGGGTCCGGAGGGGGCTACCTTGCACCGCCTCAAGGACAAGCTCGCGGGGCTCAAGGCCCTGGTGGAGGCCCTGGGGAGCGAGACCTTACCCGAGGGCCTGAAACCCCTGCTCCGCACTGCCCGGGCCACCGCGGAAGAGCTCTCCGCCCTGGCGGCCCGCCTCGAGGCCCCCCCCAGGGCGGCGGAGGTGCGGGCGGAAGACCTCCTCTCCCTTCTGGCCCAGGCCCTGGAACGGGAGGCAGGGGTCTCACCGGGGCTGGCCCTGGAGGAGGAGGCCAAGGGCCTCTTGGTGCGGGCCGACACCTACGCCCTGGTCCGGGGCCTGGCCGCCACCTTGCGGGAGGAAGAGGAGGTCTTCCTCCAGGGGGAGCGGGCGGGCGGGCTTCTGCGCCTCACCCTCACCCTCCCCCACCCCATCCCCGACCCCCATCCTTCCCTGGAGGAGGCCGTGGAGCGGGCCGAGGGCAGCCTGTGGCGGGAGGGTTTCAGGCTCCACCTCCTCCTGCCGGCCCGGGAAGCCCCCCGGCTCCCCCCCAGGGAGGGTCCTCCCCCCCGGGCGGAGGTCTTCGACCTCTCCCTCCTCGCCATTCCCGAGGAGCTGGAGGAGGCCCCCCTGGAGGGGCTTCTCTACACCGCCTTCGACCTGGAAACCACGGGCCTGGACCCCGAAAAGGACGCCATCATCGCCCTGGGGGCGGTGCACCTCCTGGGCCGCCGGGTGCTCCGGCAGGAGACCTTCGAGGCCCTGGTGGACCCGGGCCGCCCCATCCCCAGGGCTTCCACCGAGATCCACGGCCTCACCTGGGAGATGCTGCAGGGCAAACCCCGGCTGGAGGAGGTGTTGCCAGGCTTCCGGGCCTTCTTGGAGGACACCGTGCTCCTGGCCCACAACGGGGCCTTCGACATGGCCTTCCTGCGCCGGGCCGGGGTGGACCAGCCCCCCCTGGTGGACACCCTCCTCCTCTCCCACCTCCTCTTCCCCGACCTTCAGGACCACCGCTTGGAGCGGCTGGCGGAGCGCTTCGGGGTACCGGTCCTGGGCCGCCACACCGCCTTAGGGGACGCCCTCATGACCGCCGAGGTCTTCGCCCGCATGGTCCCCCTGCTGCGGGAGCGGGGGTACCGGACCCTGGGGGAGGTGCTCCGGGACTGCGCCCGGCTCCCCCTGGCCGGGCTCAGGTACTAG
- a CDS encoding response regulator transcription factor: protein MRILVVDDEESILIPLEFLLRRAGHEVDLARTGEEALAWLGEGTFDLVVLDLMLPGVDGFAVLQRIKGQSPSPKVLVLTARGREADRAKALALGAEAFMAKPFGTEALLAEIRRLLEEG from the coding sequence ATGAGGATCCTGGTGGTGGACGACGAGGAGAGCATCCTGATCCCCCTGGAGTTCCTCCTGAGGAGGGCCGGGCATGAGGTGGACCTGGCCCGGACGGGGGAGGAGGCCTTGGCGTGGCTGGGGGAAGGGACCTTTGACCTGGTGGTGCTGGACCTGATGCTCCCGGGGGTGGACGGCTTTGCCGTTTTGCAGCGGATCAAGGGGCAATCCCCCTCCCCCAAGGTCCTGGTCCTCACCGCCCGGGGCCGGGAGGCGGACCGGGCCAAGGCCCTGGCCCTGGGGGCTGAGGCCTTCATGGCCAAGCCCTTTGGCACCGAGGCCCTTCTGGCCGAGATCCGGCGCCTCTTGGAGGAGGGGTGA
- the purN gene encoding phosphoribosylglycinamide formyltransferase, whose product MLSPFPLGRPARMAVFASGRGTNLEALLQAFPQGHPLGEVVLVLSDNPEAFALERARGRGVEALFLPWRGRRAFEGEALALLAERRVDLVLLAGFLRLLSPAFVGRWYGRLLNIHPSLLPDYPGLRVHQRVLQAGERETGSTVHFVDQGMDTGPIVLQGRVPVLPGDTPELLERRVLRLEHRLYPKAVRLVLLGLARPPEAFGPLAPSLLALPPRERALGLKALALLRAWGREDLLGEALQALAAPQPGEGGRDPWVRGAFLAAHLLACPHPALKEEAAELPEPVRGPVLGALKRVESPL is encoded by the coding sequence ATGCTGAGCCCCTTTCCCTTAGGCCGCCCGGCGCGGATGGCCGTTTTCGCCTCGGGGCGGGGGACGAACCTCGAGGCCCTCCTCCAGGCCTTTCCCCAGGGCCACCCCCTGGGGGAGGTGGTCCTTGTCCTCTCCGACAACCCCGAGGCCTTCGCCTTGGAGCGGGCGAGGGGGCGGGGCGTGGAGGCCCTCTTCCTCCCCTGGCGGGGGCGGCGGGCCTTCGAGGGGGAGGCCCTGGCCCTCCTGGCCGAGCGGAGGGTGGACCTGGTGCTCCTCGCGGGTTTCCTGCGCCTCCTCTCCCCGGCCTTCGTGGGGAGGTGGTACGGCCGCCTCCTCAACATCCACCCCTCCCTCCTTCCCGATTACCCCGGGCTTCGCGTCCACCAACGGGTGCTCCAGGCCGGGGAGCGGGAGACGGGGAGCACCGTCCACTTCGTGGACCAGGGGATGGACACCGGCCCCATCGTGCTCCAGGGGCGGGTGCCCGTCCTCCCCGGGGACACCCCGGAGCTTCTGGAGAGGCGGGTGCTCCGCCTGGAACACCGGCTCTACCCCAAGGCGGTGCGCCTGGTCCTCCTGGGTCTCGCCCGGCCCCCGGAGGCCTTCGGACCCCTGGCGCCTTCCCTCCTCGCCCTTCCCCCCCGGGAGCGGGCCCTGGGCCTGAAGGCCCTCGCCCTCCTCCGGGCCTGGGGCCGGGAGGACCTCCTGGGAGAGGCCCTTCAGGCCCTCGCCGCCCCCCAGCCTGGGGAGGGGGGGCGGGACCCTTGGGTCCGGGGGGCCTTCCTCGCTGCCCATCTCCTCGCCTGTCCCCACCCGGCCCTGAAGGAGGAGGCCGCAGAGCTCCCCGAACCGGTGCGGGGGCCGGTCCTGGGGGCCCTGAAGCGGGTAGAATCCCCCCTATGA
- a CDS encoding DUF294 nucleotidyltransferase-like domain-containing protein, which yields MATDLLARTPPFDRLPPVEREALAQMGQTLSLGPGTLLLEQGGNPATNLYLLLEGKVALLDGDREVGVLGAGEFFGYPSLLSGEPPAFSVVTKGPAQVLAFPKEAFERLLAHPAAARYFGQGLVERIRLLREAQDLSFITPVGKLVRRGPVFIEPSATVAEAAWRMRQEGISSLLVAGEPLGILTDRDLRNRVLAEGRPPSTPVAAVMSAPLFALPAETPLYEAVAAMVERGIHHLPLTEGEKVVGIVTHTDLLLSQVQSPLLLLRRIERLDLERYSLEVARLVETLHAQGLGGMEIGRVVASLNDALLRRLVKEAEAALGPPPVAYSFMVFGSEGRREQALLTDQDNALVLEEEGHEAYFQALAERVVGGLLRAGIPECRGGYMATRWRLPLPEWVATFRRWMEAPEPQALLEAQIFFDFRGAAGSLSLKPLEEAVLEGSRKGIFLYHLARAALEFRPPLGLFGRVRTEEGQVDLKRGALAPIVALARLYALMAGSLAKGTPERLKAAAEGGTLSPEGAEGLLEAYRFFFGLRLAYQLRALQQGQPIGNRVLWAALTPLERRRALEGFRLILELQESTAGRFQMR from the coding sequence ATGGCAACAGACCTCCTGGCCCGCACACCCCCCTTCGACCGGCTGCCGCCGGTGGAGCGGGAAGCCCTGGCCCAAATGGGGCAGACCCTTTCCCTAGGCCCAGGAACCTTACTCCTAGAACAGGGTGGAAATCCAGCCACCAACCTCTACCTCCTTCTAGAGGGCAAGGTAGCTCTTTTGGACGGGGACCGGGAGGTTGGGGTTCTGGGAGCGGGGGAGTTCTTCGGCTACCCCTCCCTCCTCTCGGGGGAACCCCCGGCCTTCAGCGTGGTGACTAAAGGCCCCGCGCAGGTCCTGGCTTTTCCCAAAGAGGCCTTTGAGCGACTCCTGGCCCATCCTGCTGCAGCCCGCTACTTTGGCCAGGGCCTGGTGGAGCGGATCCGCCTCCTCAGGGAGGCCCAGGACCTCTCTTTCATTACCCCTGTGGGCAAGCTAGTGCGCCGAGGGCCCGTGTTCATAGAGCCTTCGGCCACCGTGGCGGAGGCCGCCTGGAGGATGCGCCAGGAGGGGATCAGCAGCCTCCTGGTGGCCGGGGAGCCCCTGGGCATCCTCACCGACCGGGACCTAAGGAACCGGGTGCTGGCGGAAGGCCGCCCCCCCAGCACCCCCGTGGCCGCGGTGATGAGCGCCCCCCTCTTCGCCCTCCCCGCCGAAACCCCCCTCTACGAGGCGGTGGCGGCCATGGTGGAGCGGGGCATCCACCACCTCCCCCTCACCGAGGGGGAGAAGGTGGTGGGGATCGTCACCCACACCGACCTCCTCCTCAGCCAGGTGCAGAGCCCTCTCCTCCTCCTCCGGCGCATCGAAAGGCTCGATCTGGAGCGGTACAGCCTCGAGGTGGCCCGCCTGGTGGAAACCCTCCACGCCCAGGGCCTGGGGGGGATGGAGATCGGGCGGGTGGTGGCCTCCCTGAACGACGCCCTCCTCCGCCGCCTGGTCAAGGAGGCCGAGGCCGCCTTGGGCCCGCCCCCCGTGGCCTACAGCTTCATGGTCTTCGGCTCGGAGGGCAGGCGGGAGCAGGCCCTCCTCACCGACCAGGACAACGCCCTGGTCCTGGAGGAAGAGGGGCACGAGGCCTACTTTCAGGCCCTGGCGGAGCGGGTGGTGGGGGGGCTTTTGCGGGCGGGGATCCCCGAGTGCCGGGGGGGGTACATGGCCACCCGCTGGCGCCTGCCCCTCCCCGAGTGGGTGGCCACCTTCCGCAGGTGGATGGAAGCCCCCGAGCCCCAGGCGCTTCTGGAGGCGCAGATCTTCTTCGACTTCCGGGGGGCCGCGGGGAGCCTGTCCCTGAAGCCCCTGGAGGAGGCCGTCCTGGAAGGCAGCCGAAAGGGGATCTTCCTCTACCACCTGGCCCGGGCGGCCCTGGAGTTCCGCCCCCCCCTGGGCCTCTTCGGCCGGGTGCGCACCGAGGAAGGCCAGGTGGACCTCAAGCGGGGCGCCCTGGCCCCCATCGTGGCCCTGGCCCGGCTTTACGCCCTCATGGCGGGAAGCCTGGCCAAGGGCACGCCGGAGCGCCTGAAGGCCGCGGCGGAAGGGGGCACCCTGAGCCCGGAGGGGGCGGAGGGGCTCCTGGAGGCCTACCGCTTCTTCTTCGGCCTGCGCCTGGCCTACCAGCTCAGGGCCCTCCAGCAGGGTCAGCCCATCGGCAACCGGGTCCTCTGGGCCGCCCTCACCCCCCTGGAACGGCGGAGGGCGCTGGAGGGTTTCCGCCTCATCCTGGAACTCCAGGAGAGCACCGCAGGCCGCTTCCAGATGCGATGA
- a CDS encoding sensor histidine kinase has protein sequence MNPFWLLLLLLTYLGLLFLVALFGEGRGRRLAQGPWAYALSLAVYATAWTFFGSVGRAATEGATFLPIYLGPTLVLLLWPFLHLRLLRLAKAYGLTSWADFLAVRFGRDPGLGALVTGFLVVGLLPYLALQLKAIAQGFLFLSGEEAPLADAALLTALALALFAILFGTRRLDPAERHEGLVLAVAFESLVKLLALLLVGGFVLLRLGNPFPEARGRPDLEALLLFPTDLEAYLSWGALVVLSGLAFLFLPRQFHVSVVENVKEEHLPKAAWGFPLYLFLINLPILPLALYGRLLLPGENPDLYVLALPLTLGGEGIALLAFLGGVSAATAMVIVESLALSIMVSNHLLSPLLLRFRALGSLLLWRRLAILLVMLLAYLYFRLAGEAYALVAMGLISFVAVAQLAPAGLLGLFWKGATRQGALAGLLGGMALWAYTLFLPALARSEWLPEVFLTGPHPLLHPEGLLGIRGLDPVTHGFLVSLTANLALLLGVSLLTGKEGAEAREAEAFARGRPQAGRLGEAEELAQLLARVLGPEAGEAFLQRAQGLAPSEQTAQAEAMLAGAVGPATARLLLASATREAPPEALLEEAARESREVRAYARALEEARRELAEAYERLKALDEAKDELLAAVSHELKTPLTAVRALAEILEAHPDLPEGERRRFTALLVKEAARLSRLVEEVLAYTRLQAGLPLAQRPTDLRALAEEALALVEPLAGEQGIRMEAHLAPLRAFTDGDRVLQVLLNLLHNALRHGRSRVRLELTAEGGEALFRVADDGPGVPAEARALVFEPFQSFSGGTGLGLFLARRLVEGLGGRIWLEEGQGAAFAFTLPLEVSHEDPGGGRRGEHPDPPGVPPEEGRA, from the coding sequence ATGAACCCCTTCTGGCTCCTCCTCCTCCTCCTGACCTACCTGGGCCTCCTCTTCCTGGTGGCCCTCTTCGGGGAAGGCCGGGGGCGGCGCCTGGCCCAGGGCCCCTGGGCCTACGCCCTCTCCCTGGCGGTCTACGCCACCGCCTGGACCTTCTTCGGGAGCGTGGGCCGGGCGGCCACGGAAGGGGCCACCTTCCTGCCCATCTACCTGGGCCCCACCCTGGTCCTTCTCCTCTGGCCCTTTTTGCACCTTCGGCTCCTGCGCCTGGCCAAGGCCTACGGCCTCACCTCCTGGGCGGATTTCCTGGCGGTGCGCTTCGGGCGGGACCCGGGGCTGGGCGCCCTGGTCACGGGCTTTTTGGTGGTGGGCCTCCTCCCCTACCTGGCCTTGCAGCTCAAGGCCATCGCCCAGGGCTTCCTCTTCCTGAGCGGGGAGGAGGCCCCCCTGGCGGACGCGGCCCTGCTCACCGCCTTGGCCCTGGCCCTCTTCGCCATCCTCTTTGGCACCCGCCGCCTGGACCCCGCCGAGCGGCACGAGGGGCTGGTGCTGGCGGTGGCCTTCGAGTCCCTGGTGAAGCTCCTGGCCCTCCTCCTCGTGGGGGGGTTCGTCCTCCTCCGCCTGGGGAACCCCTTCCCCGAGGCCCGAGGGAGGCCCGACCTCGAGGCCCTCCTCCTCTTCCCCACGGATCTGGAGGCCTACCTCTCCTGGGGAGCCCTGGTGGTCCTTTCCGGGCTGGCCTTCCTCTTCCTGCCCCGGCAGTTCCACGTGAGCGTGGTGGAAAACGTGAAGGAGGAGCACCTGCCCAAGGCCGCCTGGGGGTTTCCCCTCTACCTTTTCCTCATCAACCTGCCCATCCTGCCCCTGGCCCTCTACGGCCGCCTCCTCCTCCCCGGGGAAAACCCCGACCTCTACGTGCTCGCCCTCCCCCTCACCCTGGGAGGGGAGGGCATCGCCCTTTTGGCCTTCCTGGGGGGGGTTTCCGCCGCCACCGCCATGGTGATCGTGGAGAGCCTGGCCCTCTCCATCATGGTCTCCAACCACCTCCTCTCCCCCCTCCTCCTCCGCTTCCGGGCCCTGGGGAGCCTCCTCCTCTGGCGGCGGCTCGCCATCCTCCTGGTGATGCTCCTGGCCTACCTCTACTTCCGCCTGGCCGGGGAGGCCTACGCCCTGGTGGCCATGGGCCTCATCTCCTTCGTGGCCGTGGCCCAGCTGGCCCCGGCGGGGCTTTTGGGCCTCTTTTGGAAGGGGGCCACCCGCCAGGGGGCCCTGGCGGGGCTCCTGGGGGGGATGGCCCTTTGGGCCTACACCCTCTTCCTCCCCGCCCTGGCCCGCTCGGAGTGGCTGCCCGAGGTCTTCCTCACCGGACCCCACCCCCTCCTCCACCCCGAGGGGCTCCTGGGGATCCGGGGCCTGGACCCGGTGACCCATGGCTTCCTGGTGAGCCTCACCGCCAACCTGGCCCTGCTCCTCGGGGTGTCCCTCCTCACCGGCAAGGAGGGGGCCGAGGCCCGGGAGGCGGAGGCCTTCGCCCGAGGCCGGCCCCAGGCCGGCCGCCTGGGGGAGGCGGAGGAGCTGGCCCAGCTCCTCGCCCGGGTCCTGGGGCCGGAGGCCGGGGAGGCCTTCCTCCAGCGGGCGCAGGGCCTGGCCCCCTCGGAGCAGACGGCCCAGGCGGAGGCCATGCTGGCCGGGGCGGTGGGACCGGCCACGGCCCGGCTCCTCCTGGCCAGCGCCACCCGGGAGGCCCCCCCTGAGGCCCTCCTGGAGGAGGCGGCCCGGGAGTCCCGGGAGGTGCGGGCCTACGCCCGGGCCCTGGAGGAGGCCAGGCGGGAGCTGGCCGAGGCCTACGAGCGCCTCAAGGCCCTGGACGAGGCCAAGGACGAGCTCCTCGCCGCGGTCTCCCACGAGCTCAAAACCCCCCTCACCGCGGTGCGGGCCCTGGCGGAGATCCTGGAGGCCCACCCCGACCTCCCCGAGGGGGAGCGCCGCCGCTTCACCGCCCTCCTGGTCAAGGAGGCGGCCAGGCTCTCCCGCCTGGTGGAGGAGGTGCTGGCCTACACCCGCCTGCAAGCGGGCCTGCCCCTGGCGCAAAGGCCCACGGACCTCAGGGCCCTGGCGGAGGAGGCCCTGGCCCTGGTGGAGCCCCTGGCCGGGGAGCAGGGGATTAGAATGGAGGCCCACCTGGCCCCCCTCCGCGCCTTCACCGACGGCGACCGGGTCCTACAGGTGCTCCTCAACCTCCTGCACAACGCCCTGCGCCACGGGCGAAGCCGGGTGCGGCTGGAGCTTACGGCCGAGGGGGGGGAGGCCCTCTTCCGGGTGGCGGACGACGGCCCCGGGGTGCCCGCAGAGGCCCGGGCCCTGGTTTTCGAGCCTTTCCAGAGCTTTTCCGGGGGCACGGGGCTGGGGCTTTTCCTGGCCCGCAGGCTGGTGGAGGGCCTGGGAGGGCGGATCTGGCTGGAGGAAGGGCAAGGGGCTGCCTTCGCCTTCACCCTGCCCCTGGAGGTGAGCCATGAGGATCCTGGTGGTGGACGACGAGGAGAGCATCCTGATCCCCCTGGAGTTCCTCCTGAGGAGGGCCGGGCATGA